GGAGCTGCTGCTCCTGGAGGCCTTCAGTTGGAACCTCTGCCTGCCCACGCCTGCCCATTTTCTGGACTACTACCTCCTGGCCTCCGTCAGCCAGAAGGATCAACACTGCCACAGCTGGCCTGCCACCTGCCCCCACAAGACCAAAGAGTGCCTCAAGGAGTACGCCCACTACTTCCTAGAGGTCACCCTGCAAGGTGAGGCCTGACGGCGGGACCTGTTCCCCTTCCCCAACCACACAGAGGCATGTCCATGCACGGAGTCCTTACTGAGCGGAGCCCATCCACCCAGAACACTCCTACCTCACAGGGGTCCACAAGGAAGGGGCAGCGGGTCTTCCAGCATTACTGATACTGTGTAACGATAAACAGCAGCTTGGATACTGGCGGCTGGCACCCTACTGATGTACTGATCACCTGCTAATTTTTCTTATGATCATTATGTCTTAGGTCATTCCAGAAGAGCTGTCATTGTACAGGTAGGGTGGGGAAGAGTTAAGTTTTAGTAATAATGTTTAGCAATAAAGTTACCCTGTTTGGGGACATTATTTGAATTGACTCGTCCCACTGTCTTAAAATCCAAGTATCTTTGTATATTAAAATACCAGATCAGAAATACTGTTGATACAACCACCCCTGATAACCCGCCCCAAACCAAAATGGTTCCGAGTAACAAGATCAACAATTAGGATATCAAGCATTAATGGAGCATATACGGTGAACCAGGCCACTTATTTTAGTGCTTTGGGTTATATGATGTCATTGGAATTTCCCAGTGACTCCGCATGAAAATCACTCTGTTATTCTTGTTTTACAAATCTGTTTCCTCCACGGGTGCTCAAGAGGTgaagtaacttacccaaggtcattGCTAAGATTTGAATTGGAGGAGTCTGGCTCTGTGCCGGCTCCTGTCACCGTAATGCCACCTGCTTGACTCTGACTTTAACAAGCCAACACCGAAGTTGTCAGAAATGATAAGCAATGTAAGAACGAGGACACACTCGTCCCCAGTGTCCTTTGTGAAAATCCTGGGCCTCTGAGGAGTTGGCCTTTGCACATGAAAAGGGCCGGCTTCCCCGTGGTGCCAGACATGTTAGTAGGACACTAAGATTCATTTCACACCGTATCCATGTACCAAAACAGCTCATATATTCCTGACATACGTGTAGTTTTGATTGGCCAATCGTAGATCTGTCGAGCTGAGGGTGGGAGAAGGTTCCTCAGTAAACGGAAGTCGGGTGCTAGTTTTAGTTCTGAGTATCAGATGCTTATGGCTGTTCACTCATTCAGCAGATTTTTATTGAggccctgggagcccagagcGAGGTTCTGTGGTGCTGACTGCCATGATTCTCTTTCAGatcatattttctataaattcCCGCCCTCTGTGGTTGCTGCGGCCTGCGTTGGGGCTGccaggatctgccttcagctttctCCCTACTGGACCAGAGACCTACAGAGGATCTCAAATTACACCCTAGAACATCTCAGCACGTGCATTGAAATCCTCCTGGTGTAAGTTCACCCCTGATCTTTCCGTGTTTCCAGAACATGCAGGCACTTGCTCTCGAGACCCACTTTACAGTTTCTCAAAGTCAGAGGCTTGTGGTGGCTCCTCTAGGCAGTGTCTCCCGTAAAGTGAGCCATGGTGACTCCTGATAGAATTGAGGTTTGCAAAGGTGAACCTTCCTGTTTTGGGTAGCTCTGGGTTTGCAGTGTTAAGgtcaaggggtgggggagaagagaagCTGTGTGTGCATACCCTTCTGAGTGTCTGGGCTGTGTGCTCTGAGCCCCAGTACATCAGTCAGACTTATGGATGGTTACACTGAGTGATTACACTCGTGATAAGCTACTTTCCTTAGACGTGGCCACAAAGCTGACCTCTTAGCTAGCTAAGCTCAGAGGGGCTTAACGTAAGAGGCCTCAGTGGGAATACTGGGGAGGACATACTGAGTGTATCAGAGAAGGTGCGTAAGGGCAGCATAGACCCATCACTCTGAAACTGGTATTGAAGGAGGAAGCGTTCAGTGGTGACCTcagggaggagacagagagaactgAGAAGTCCCCCGAGCTGCACCCCATTCCTCTTTTGCCCAACAGGTGGCAGCATCTGCCAGATGCTGGCCCCACTCACCAAGGGGCtaggccccctcccccacccagagctgcctcccagcctccaggtGAAGGAAGCTTTACTGGTAGCTGGCTGCCTTTGTGTTGTTGTTCCAAGCCGTCCACCCTGCTCCCTGGACcttgttttaaaatctgtgtttgtcgaaggtgctcagagtcagagcaTATCGTCTGGTCTGAATGCAGATAGGTGCACCCAGATTTGCAGCCACCAGCCCTGCCTTTTCACCGTGGTGGTGGCTTCTGGGATGCCTAGCTTCTCAGATCCGAGGCCTCCCTGTGCTCCAGTCTTCACCTGAGTCCCTGTTAGATTAATGGAATTGTTATTTCAAGAAGCTTTATGGGaagcttttttttaagatggaaataaACCTGTTGATCCCCTTTTCAGAAGGTGAAACATAGGCCCCAATGGTGGCTGGCTTGAGATCTGTTGGGGGGGTGcctcgaaggcagaggtttttctCATCAGCTGCCGGGCCGTCCCTCCTGGAGCTTGCACTCGGCAAGGGGCCGGATGGTAACCCGGAATTTATCATCTGGGGGGTTGACTGCTGAGATGGGCCAGTGTAGTGGCTTAGAGGACAGCGAGGCTAGTCTCCGGGGGCCAGAAGGCGTTTCCGTAGGAAGCAGATCCGGGCTTGGTCTGAGGTCTGAGTTTTGTCAGGGAAGAGCGGGGACGGCCTTGCGGGCAGTGAGCATGGGCTGGGCACGGCCGTGGGATCACAGCACACAGATCTCGAATTCCACTTAGGGGCTCACTCAGGGGTCTGCTGCTATGGCCTTTGACCTCAGGTCTCACCCAGGTCCTCTCCTTTCAGAGCCTATGACAACGTCTTCAAGGACGCTGTCGCAGTCAAGAGCCAGGCCTTGGCAGTGGTGCCCAGcacagcccccgcccccacccaagTGCTGTTCCAGCCGCCCGCCTACCCCACCCTCAGCCAGCCAGCGACGCCGGGCCTGGCCTCGTTCCAGACCCCCGTGCAGGACCTCTGCTTGGCCTATCGGGACTCGCTGCAGGCCCACCGCTCCGGGAGTCTGCTCTCTGGGGGATCCGGCTCATCCCTCCACACCCTGTaccccaccctccagcccctggaTGTGTGCCCCGTGTCCCTCCCCGCGCCCCTCCGCGTGCAGATGGCCATCACAGCCGAGCCCAGGCACTGCCTCACCACCAGCTACGGAAGCAGCTACTTCAGCGGAAGCCATGCGTTCCCCACAGGCTGTTTCGACAGATAGGGCACCTTTGGTCCACACAGGGAGGCCTTGGAAACTCCCCTGGGcagaagaagaggacacagtgagGCAGCGGGGAAGCCGTCCCCACAGAGCCTCGCTGACTTCGAACACAGAGGGTTCATGTTCTTTTTAATGAAAGCCAACAAAAGAGCAAAATAGTCAATGCCATCCCTCCCCCGAGTGAATTCCTCTGGAAAACGTCTTCCACATGTGCAGCTGGGGTGCAGGGGGACGGCTCGGCCAAGTCCTCTGGAGGAGGGACCCGGTGGAGTGAGAAAGACCTGGTGATAGGCCAGGAGACTGGACACCGGTCAGTCCACGAGCATGTCTGGTGTCTGGCATCAAAGACTTTATTCCTTGCTGGCATCGGCGACACTGAACAAGGAGGGACTGCCTGACGTGTTCTCAGGACCCCCAGCAGATGCCGAATTCGGTGCTCTTTCCCTGGCTCCGTACAGAGGAGCCTGCATGTGTTTTTGCCTGAGCGTCTGCCTTCTAAGGCACGGTGGGTGGTTGTCTTGCTTTTGTTGTTAAATCTAAAACCTTATTTGGCTTTTTAGATATTTCACCCGCTGCTGCTTCCCAAAGTGACCTAGCTTTCTGTTCAGTAAGATATCTTGTTTACATACTGTATCAGGGATTTTATGATACTTGAAAATTCCTTAGGAGAAGAAAAAGGTGAATTGCTACACGGCCTGTCCCACGCAAGCTGTAGGTTCGAACCCAGCTTGTAACAgcagaaaatgcattttcagAAGCATGTGGTTGGGGAAAGCCAGTTTCCAGGCTCTCACTTCCGGAAGATTCCACGTCTTGGATGCTGT
This genomic interval from Neovison vison isolate M4711 chromosome 1, ASM_NN_V1, whole genome shotgun sequence contains the following:
- the CCNJL gene encoding cyclin-J-like protein, with protein sequence MMDEPWWEGRVASDVHCTLREKELKLPAFRAHSPLLKSRRFFVDILTLLSSHCQLCPAARHLAVYLLDHFLDRYHITTSKQLYAVAVSCLLLASKFEDREDHVPKLEQINSTRVLSGQNFTLTKKELLNTELLLLEAFSWNLCLPTPAHFLDYYLLASVSQKDQHCHSWPATCPHKTKECLKEYAHYFLEVTLQDHIFYKFPPSVVAAACVGAARICLQLSPYWTRDLQRISNYTLEHLSTCIEILLVAYDNVFKDAVAVKSQALAVVPSTAPAPTQVLFQPPAYPTLSQPATPGLASFQTPVQDLCLAYRDSLQAHRSGSLLSGGSGSSLHTLYPTLQPLDVCPVSLPAPLRVQMAITAEPRHCLTTSYGSSYFSGSHAFPTGCFDR